One window from the genome of Carassius carassius chromosome 15, fCarCar2.1, whole genome shotgun sequence encodes:
- the LOC132157829 gene encoding antigen WC1.1: MLLLLLCVVLQALSLSQGLNLTDQRPSKSVKKHADHIDKQIELSTLSLSEGCFGVPRALYKNTTLDVTLNLLDAEDKKELALQICERLSCGRVLKHNVTATVHNGTCLADCILRDSKLHNCTTAAKGDCVNATEVICEHRDVQLVGGRDHCAGRVQLLHSENWGTVCDDDFDLSSGHVVCAQLRCGHAISLDFFGPGTGTIYISQMKCNGSERSLWECSSVNTTLNNYCGHKEDAGVVCSESIQIALIGNTTELNLTTLVAVSTTMASAQSSSGISAAAIGCIILSIALLMFIVLNAAAYMHFKRAKGKYKHVLHVKALLTHIF; the protein is encoded by the exons ATGcttcttctgctgctgtgtgttGTTCTCCAGGCTTTGTCCTTGTCTCAAG gGCTCAATCTTACAGATCAGCGACCTTCCAAGAGTGTGAAAAAGCATGCTGATCATATAGACAAACAGA TTGAGCTATCCACCCTAAGTTTGTCCGAAGGCTGCTTTGGTGTGCCTAGGGCTCTTTACAAGAACACTACACTCGATGTGACTCTCAACCTTTTGGATGCTGAGGACAAGAAAGAACTTGCTCTCCAAATCTGTGAACGTTTAAGTTGTGGCCGTGTTCTCAAGCACAACGTTACTGCAACAGTGCACAATGGCACTTGTCTTGCAGACTGCATCCTGAGAGActcaaaactgcacaactgtactACAGCTGCAAAAGGGGACTGCGTGAATGCAACTGAAGTCATTTGCG AGCACCGTGATGTCCAGTTGGTTGGAGGACGTGATCACTGTGCTGGTCGGGTgcagctgctgcattctgaaaattggggaacagtgtgtgatgATGATTTTGACCTCAGTAGTGGACATGTGGTTTGTGCCCAGCTGAGATGTGGACATGCGATAAGTCTGGACTTTTTTGGGCCTGGAACAGGTACCATCTACATCAGCCAAATGAAATGCAATGGCTCTGAGAGAAGCTTATGGGAGTGCAGCTCAGTCAACACCACTCTCAACAACTATTGTGGACATAAGGAAGATGCTGGCGTTGTGTGTTCAG AAAGTATTCAGATCGCACTCATAGGCAACACAACCGAGCTGAACTTGACAACTCTGGTGGCAG TGTCAACTACAATGGCATCTGCACAAAGCAGCAGTGGCATTTCAGCAGCAGCGATCGGCTGCATCATCTTATCTATTGCTCTGCttatgtttattgttttaaatgctgcTGCCTATATGCATTTCAAAAGAGCAAAGGGCAAGTATAAGCATGTTTTACATGTAAAAGCACTACTCACTCATATCTTCTGA